In one window of Thiobacillus sp. DNA:
- a CDS encoding phenylacetate--CoA ligase family protein produces MRTPFLLSRHLVYPIQEKAFHRPTFPYLAQLEKSQWLSREGVEQLQLEKLRALLAVAREHCPWHRQRLEVAGLSPDKLGSLADLRRLPTMDKAMAAANREQLVWKDVPGGAYQYNTGGSSGQPLIFFFGRTRQASDAAGRIRARRWWGVEVGEPEVYIWGAPVELNKTDWVKTVRDRLLNQLVLNAFAMSPERMDGYLDALESFQPRSIYGYSSSVALLAAHARERGRRLRLPKLKVVCTTGEPLYEHQRSLLTEVFGVPVANEFGSRDIGFTAHETPHGQMLLMSESILLEVLDPQGNPVAPGEMGEAVMTGLCSEAQPFIRYRTGDMVRMSPEPDKDGRGLHVIAEVMGRQTDFLVRADGTIMHALAGIYVLRAVDGVGEFKLIQHNRLELEVQVVPNGRWRADMTQAIESGLRQRLGNEVRIQVRLLDTIPPEASGKHRYVVSHVRLEGRLEVATALHRLDNTNGSNIGTTRL; encoded by the coding sequence ATGAGAACTCCCTTCCTCCTCTCCCGCCACCTGGTCTATCCCATCCAGGAAAAGGCCTTCCACCGCCCCACCTTCCCCTACCTGGCCCAGCTGGAAAAAAGCCAGTGGCTCTCCCGTGAAGGCGTGGAGCAATTGCAACTGGAGAAACTCCGCGCCCTGCTGGCGGTGGCCCGGGAACACTGCCCCTGGCACCGGCAGCGCCTGGAGGTGGCGGGCCTGTCGCCCGACAAACTGGGCTCCCTGGCCGACCTGCGCCGCCTGCCCACCATGGACAAGGCCATGGCCGCGGCCAACCGGGAACAGCTGGTGTGGAAGGACGTGCCCGGGGGCGCCTACCAGTACAACACCGGCGGCTCCAGCGGCCAGCCCCTCATCTTCTTCTTCGGTCGCACCCGCCAGGCCTCCGACGCCGCCGGCCGCATCCGTGCCCGCCGCTGGTGGGGCGTGGAGGTGGGCGAGCCCGAGGTCTATATCTGGGGCGCCCCGGTGGAACTGAACAAGACGGACTGGGTAAAGACCGTCCGGGACCGCCTCTTGAACCAGCTGGTACTCAACGCCTTCGCCATGTCGCCGGAGCGCATGGACGGCTACCTGGATGCCCTGGAATCCTTCCAGCCCCGTAGCATCTATGGCTACTCCAGCTCCGTGGCCCTGCTGGCGGCCCACGCCCGGGAACGGGGCCGGCGCCTGCGCCTGCCGAAACTCAAGGTGGTCTGCACCACGGGGGAACCCCTGTACGAGCACCAGCGCAGTCTGCTCACGGAGGTCTTCGGCGTGCCGGTGGCCAACGAGTTCGGCAGCCGCGACATCGGCTTCACCGCCCATGAGACGCCCCACGGCCAGATGCTGCTCATGAGCGAAAGCATCCTCCTGGAAGTGCTGGATCCCCAGGGCAACCCGGTGGCCCCCGGCGAGATGGGCGAGGCGGTCATGACCGGTTTGTGCTCCGAGGCCCAGCCCTTCATCCGCTACCGCACCGGCGACATGGTGCGCATGAGCCCGGAGCCGGACAAGGACGGCCGGGGCCTCCACGTCATCGCCGAGGTCATGGGCCGGCAGACGGACTTCCTGGTGCGGGCCGACGGCACCATCATGCACGCCCTGGCGGGCATCTATGTATTGCGGGCCGTGGACGGGGTGGGCGAATTCAAACTCATCCAGCACAACCGCCTGGAGCTGGAGGTGCAGGTAGTGCCCAACGGCCGCTGGCGGGCGGACATGACCCAGGCGATAGAATCCGGCCTGCGCCAGCGCCTGGGCAATGAGGTTCGCATCCAGGTCCGGCTTTTGGATACCATCCCCCCCGAGGCCTCCGGAAAGCACCGCTACGTGGTCAGCCACGTACGCTTGGAAGGCAGATTGGAAGTCGCCACGGCCCTGCATAGACTCGATAACACAAACGGTTCCAATATTGGAACCACGCGT
- a CDS encoding DUF86 domain-containing protein has protein sequence MRLDLYQAETARIATEQSALLETAKQLLEQGISLSPLEQSGVLHALQVLIENAIGKAKQLIKVRNEPVPLSAYDAFAVLVRLGSIQQSQLPAWNAVVGLRNRIVHDYMNIDMAKVLDLVRHGRYSFVADFLLAQP, from the coding sequence AGCGCGCATCGCTACCGAGCAGTCCGCATTGCTGGAAACTGCCAAACAGCTTCTGGAGCAAGGCATTTCCTTATCTCCCCTGGAACAGAGCGGTGTCCTGCATGCTCTGCAAGTCCTGATTGAAAATGCCATCGGCAAGGCCAAGCAGTTGATAAAGGTCCGGAATGAGCCTGTTCCCCTCTCCGCTTATGATGCATTCGCCGTCCTGGTACGCCTCGGGAGCATCCAGCAGAGCCAACTTCCGGCATGGAACGCGGTTGTTGGACTCCGCAACCGTATCGTGCATGACTACATGAACATCGACATGGCCAAGGTCCTGGATCTGGTCCGCCATGGTAGGTACTCGTTCGTGGCCGATTTTCTGCTTGCCCAACCATGA